A stretch of Paenibacillus sp. URB8-2 DNA encodes these proteins:
- a CDS encoding phosphoribosylanthranilate isomerase yields MAEAKVKICGLQDVEVLKSMVHLPVDYIGLVFAPSRRKVSPEQAAELASVLGEWKAGQAPFAAGVFVNPEMDELNEILAAVPLGVIQLHGNESPAFCREVKKAFPDVQVWKALPVAAEINDTDNNGSLLESYAGTIDALLLDTFDPTQRGGSGRTFAWDEIPAYRKRAGAMGVPLYVAGGLSPDNVGGLLAAYAPDGVDVSSGVESDGVKDIAKITAFVERVKQS; encoded by the coding sequence ATGGCTGAGGCGAAGGTAAAAATTTGTGGACTTCAGGACGTTGAAGTGCTAAAATCTATGGTACACTTGCCGGTTGATTATATCGGCCTTGTCTTTGCTCCGAGCCGACGGAAGGTGTCGCCGGAGCAGGCAGCGGAACTGGCATCCGTCCTTGGAGAGTGGAAGGCGGGGCAGGCTCCGTTTGCCGCTGGGGTCTTTGTCAATCCGGAGATGGACGAACTTAACGAGATTCTTGCCGCTGTACCGCTTGGCGTTATTCAGCTGCACGGGAACGAAAGCCCGGCATTTTGCCGGGAGGTCAAGAAGGCCTTCCCCGATGTTCAGGTATGGAAGGCGCTTCCGGTAGCTGCTGAAATAAATGATACAGATAACAATGGATCGCTGCTGGAAAGCTATGCCGGCACGATTGACGCGCTCCTGCTCGATACGTTCGATCCCACGCAGCGGGGCGGCTCCGGCCGGACGTTCGCATGGGATGAGATTCCGGCTTACCGCAAGCGCGCGGGGGCGATGGGAGTGCCGCTGTACGTGGCCGGCGGACTTTCGCCGGACAATGTGGGCGGGCTTCTGGCGGCTTACGCTCCGGACGGAGTGGACGTATCCAGCGGAGTGGAAAGTGATGGAGTAAAGGATATCGCCAAAATCACAGCTTTTGTGGAAAGGGTGAAGCAATCATGA
- the trpC gene encoding indole-3-glycerol phosphate synthase TrpC, which produces MYLDKIVATKIKEVETLSASFSLSEVEREIAGLPAARGFRRALTLGRKRDIGLIAEVKKASPSKGLIRADFDPVQIAKAYEAGGADCLSVLTDRQYFQGSGEYLRQVREAVSLPLLRKDFIIDEKQIYEARLLGADAVLLIAAILTPAVLSSFTDTAGSLGLDVLIEVHDRSELEGVLDTGKAELSHVLLGINNRNLHTFETSLATTAELAALAPDGVPLISESGIAGPEDIAYLKANGADGVLVGEYFMRQQDVEQAVGTLLGPVLKGEDRVRNG; this is translated from the coding sequence ATGTATCTCGATAAAATCGTAGCGACCAAGATAAAAGAGGTTGAGACGCTCAGTGCTTCGTTTTCCCTCTCGGAAGTGGAACGCGAAATCGCCGGACTGCCGGCAGCCCGAGGATTTCGCCGGGCGCTCACGCTCGGAAGGAAGCGTGATATAGGACTGATCGCCGAGGTGAAGAAGGCGTCCCCTTCCAAAGGGCTGATCCGCGCGGATTTTGATCCGGTGCAGATTGCCAAGGCCTATGAGGCGGGCGGAGCGGACTGTCTCTCCGTCCTGACCGACAGGCAGTATTTTCAGGGCAGCGGCGAATATTTGCGGCAGGTTAGGGAGGCTGTAAGCCTGCCGCTGCTGCGTAAGGATTTCATCATCGACGAGAAACAAATCTATGAAGCCCGGCTCCTCGGGGCGGACGCCGTGCTGCTGATCGCGGCTATATTAACGCCCGCCGTGCTCTCTTCCTTCACGGATACCGCGGGAAGTCTTGGACTCGACGTATTGATCGAGGTTCATGACCGCAGCGAGCTTGAAGGGGTGCTGGACACGGGCAAGGCGGAGCTTTCCCATGTGCTGCTCGGTATTAATAACCGCAATTTGCATACGTTCGAGACCTCGCTCGCCACGACGGCCGAGCTTGCGGCGCTCGCGCCGGATGGCGTTCCCCTGATCAGCGAAAGTGGTATCGCGGGACCGGAGGACATCGCCTATTTGAAGGCAAACGGCGCGGACGGCGTGCTCGTCGGGGAATATTTCATGCGGCAGCAGGATGTGGAACAGGCGGTCGGTACGCTGCTCGGCCCTGTTTTGAAAGGTGAGGACCGGGTGCGGAATGGCTGA
- the trpD gene encoding anthranilate phosphoribosyltransferase: protein MSSSVNQLVQSGIAGLIEGKDLSREQARDIMGAIMEGAATQAQIGSLLTALRIKGETVDEITGFAQAMRGFGTPVSTENERLLDTCGTGGSGIHKFNISTASAIISAAASVRVAKHGNRSASGRAGSADVLEALGVNIHLDAEQAKRCLNDIGICFLFAQIYHPSMKYAAAPRRELGVRTVFNMLGPLTNPAGADRQLLGIYDREKTETVALVLKELGSKRALVVSSHDGLDEISISAPTTVSELRDGSVTTYEITPHDLGLPSHPLEAVLGGGPEENAAIIRTVLDGAKTPYRDIVLANAGACIYVAGLAGTLAEGVRKAAEMIDSGEAACKLEQLIAITEELKHVSR, encoded by the coding sequence ATGAGCAGCAGCGTTAACCAATTGGTGCAGTCCGGGATCGCCGGACTGATTGAAGGCAAGGATTTATCCCGGGAGCAGGCGCGGGACATCATGGGCGCTATTATGGAAGGAGCGGCTACGCAGGCCCAGATCGGCTCTCTGCTAACCGCTCTGCGGATCAAAGGGGAGACCGTGGATGAGATCACAGGCTTCGCGCAAGCCATGCGCGGGTTCGGAACTCCGGTTTCCACAGAGAACGAGCGTCTGCTGGACACCTGCGGAACCGGCGGTTCCGGTATCCATAAGTTCAACATTTCCACGGCTTCTGCGATCATTTCCGCAGCCGCTTCGGTGCGCGTCGCCAAGCACGGCAACCGTTCCGCCTCAGGAAGAGCGGGCAGCGCTGACGTGCTGGAGGCGCTCGGCGTGAACATTCATTTGGACGCGGAGCAGGCGAAGCGGTGCCTGAACGATATCGGCATCTGCTTCCTGTTCGCGCAGATTTACCATCCGTCTATGAAATACGCAGCCGCCCCACGGAGGGAACTTGGTGTGCGGACGGTGTTCAACATGCTCGGACCGCTCACGAATCCGGCCGGAGCGGACCGGCAGCTCCTGGGTATTTACGACCGGGAGAAGACCGAGACGGTCGCGCTGGTGCTCAAGGAGCTTGGCTCGAAGCGCGCGCTCGTGGTCAGCAGTCACGACGGTCTTGACGAGATCAGTATTTCCGCGCCGACCACCGTGTCGGAGCTTCGGGACGGCTCGGTGACGACCTATGAAATTACCCCGCATGACCTGGGACTTCCCAGCCATCCGCTTGAAGCCGTTCTCGGCGGCGGACCCGAAGAGAACGCGGCGATTATTCGTACGGTGCTGGACGGCGCAAAGACGCCGTACCGGGACATTGTGCTCGCCAATGCCGGAGCCTGCATCTATGTTGCCGGTCTTGCGGGTACGCTGGCCGAAGGTGTGCGAAAAGCGGCGGAAATGATCGATTCGGGCGAAGCGGCATGCAAGCTGGAGCAGCTTATTGCTATAACGGAGGAGCTTAAACATGTATCTCGATAA
- the trpE gene encoding anthranilate synthase component I — MTSPSVEQVMSLSRQYNLIPVVKRLLADMETPIRIFQRFAGRKNAFLLESVEGGIQWARYSFIGSDPFLLISGKKGVINVEIGGEKKQLNGKPIEELKSLLRSYRSPKLAEMPPFTGGAIGFFGYDLLQYYEKLPAHASDDLKMDDIRFMFCDRIIVFDHVKQQILLVGNLHIKDGDTDSDIRANYEKLDRKLEEMAEELHKEGPQENLNRRSIPQDIELGDIHSNLTKEQFIGNVEQAKEYIRAGDIFQVVLSQRFHINTEVSPLHVYRLLRTLNPSPYMYYLKMDDEIIVGTSPEALVKVDGDRVETRPIAGTRPRGENEARDRALASELLEDEKERAEHLMLVDLGRNDLGRVSKFGTVKCDSFMEIEKYSHVMHMVSNVSGTLREDKDFFDAFLSCLPAGTVSGAPKLRAMQIIAELEREARGAYAGAIGYLGFSGNMDSCITIRTIIFRKGRAYVQAGAGIVWDSVPEKEYEETVNKAKGMLKAIRMAEAMFPAKAKDRGSINQDYMYEYTP; from the coding sequence ATGACCAGTCCCAGTGTTGAACAAGTGATGTCGCTCTCGCGGCAGTATAACCTCATTCCCGTGGTGAAGCGGCTCCTGGCCGATATGGAAACGCCGATCCGGATTTTTCAGCGGTTTGCTGGACGCAAAAATGCCTTTCTGCTGGAAAGCGTGGAGGGCGGCATCCAATGGGCCCGGTATTCGTTCATCGGCAGCGATCCGTTCCTGCTCATTTCCGGCAAAAAAGGCGTCATCAATGTAGAAATCGGCGGCGAGAAAAAGCAGTTGAACGGCAAACCGATCGAAGAGCTGAAAAGCCTGCTCCGTTCGTACCGCAGCCCGAAGCTTGCGGAAATGCCGCCGTTCACCGGCGGGGCGATCGGATTTTTCGGGTACGACCTGCTTCAGTATTACGAGAAGCTACCGGCCCATGCCAGCGATGATTTGAAAATGGATGATATCCGCTTCATGTTCTGTGACCGGATTATCGTGTTCGACCACGTGAAACAGCAGATTCTGCTGGTCGGCAACCTTCATATCAAGGATGGCGACACGGATTCCGATATCAGAGCCAATTACGAGAAATTGGACCGCAAGCTCGAAGAGATGGCGGAGGAACTGCACAAGGAAGGGCCGCAGGAAAATCTGAACCGGCGCAGCATACCTCAGGATATCGAGCTGGGTGATATTCACTCCAATTTGACGAAGGAGCAGTTTATCGGCAATGTGGAACAGGCCAAGGAATATATTCGGGCCGGCGATATTTTTCAGGTCGTGCTGTCCCAGCGGTTCCATATCAATACCGAAGTGTCACCGCTTCATGTGTACCGGCTGCTGCGGACGCTGAACCCGTCGCCGTATATGTATTATCTTAAAATGGACGATGAAATCATTGTCGGCACATCGCCGGAGGCTCTTGTCAAAGTGGATGGCGACCGGGTGGAGACCCGGCCGATTGCCGGAACGAGGCCCAGAGGCGAGAATGAGGCGCGGGACCGCGCGCTGGCGTCCGAACTGCTGGAGGATGAAAAAGAGAGAGCCGAGCATTTGATGCTCGTCGATCTGGGCCGCAATGATCTCGGCCGGGTGTCAAAGTTTGGAACCGTCAAGTGCGACTCCTTCATGGAGATCGAGAAATACTCCCATGTCATGCATATGGTGTCGAATGTTTCGGGCACGCTTCGTGAGGATAAAGATTTCTTCGACGCTTTCCTGTCCTGCCTGCCGGCGGGCACCGTATCCGGAGCGCCGAAACTCCGGGCGATGCAGATTATCGCCGAACTGGAGCGTGAAGCACGGGGAGCTTATGCGGGAGCGATTGGGTACCTTGGTTTCTCCGGAAATATGGATTCCTGCATAACGATCCGGACGATCATCTTCCGCAAAGGCCGGGCCTATGTTCAGGCGGGAGCGGGCATTGTTTGGGATTCCGTGCCGGAGAAGGAGTACGAGGAGACCGTAAACAAGGCCAAGGGCATGCTGAAAGCAATTCGGATGGCCGAGGCGATGTTCCCGGCGAAGGCAAAGGACCGAGGCAGCATCAATCAGGATTACATGTACGAATATACCCCTTGA
- the aroH gene encoding chorismate mutase: MVNRGIRGATTVNRNEEQEILRETVLLLREMVERNDIIAEDICSVWITMTTDLDATFPARAIREIEGWELVPLMCSTEIPVKGSLPKCIRLMVQVNTDKSQRDIRHVYLNEAQKLRPDLTESK, from the coding sequence ATGGTAAACCGCGGCATCCGCGGAGCGACTACCGTCAACCGCAATGAGGAACAGGAAATTTTGCGGGAAACGGTACTGCTGCTGCGGGAAATGGTCGAACGCAATGACATTATCGCCGAAGATATTTGCAGCGTGTGGATTACGATGACCACTGATCTTGATGCGACCTTCCCGGCGCGGGCGATCCGCGAAATTGAAGGCTGGGAGCTGGTGCCGCTGATGTGCTCGACTGAAATTCCGGTCAAGGGCAGTCTGCCAAAATGCATCCGTCTGATGGTGCAGGTCAATACGGACAAGAGCCAGCGCGATATCCGCCACGTCTACCTGAATGAAGCGCAGAAGCTGCGTCCTGATCTTACAGAGAGCAAATAG
- the aroB gene encoding 3-dehydroquinate synthase: MRRIKVALGERSYPIVIGSGILEGIAGLCAEAQFPVRSPLLIVSDSAVAPLYLSDLETRLKAGGYTVVSHVIPSGEASKSLTVYEEVMTTAISAGLDRNSAVLALGGGVVGDLAGFVAATYMRGIGFMQIPTTILAHDSSVGGKVAVNHPLAKNMIGAFYQPKMVVYDLNTLLSLPSRQVRSGLAEVIKHGLILDRDFAYWCRDHAAELLALDPEALGYALERGCAIKADVVGEDEREHGLRAILNLGHTIGHAVEAVGGYGTFLHGEAISIGMAGSALLAAKLGRSRSLYEETVSLLGALELPTRLPAEYGEEEIIEAMMHDKKFKEGRITFIVPDEIGAVSIVNGVEESAVREVIRQLKEEGSPW; encoded by the coding sequence ATGCGGAGAATTAAGGTAGCTTTGGGCGAACGCTCCTATCCGATTGTGATCGGCAGCGGAATTCTGGAGGGCATTGCCGGTCTGTGCGCGGAAGCCCAATTTCCAGTGCGCAGCCCGCTGCTGATCGTCAGCGACAGCGCAGTGGCCCCTCTGTATCTTTCTGATCTGGAGACACGGCTAAAGGCCGGGGGATATACGGTTGTCAGTCATGTCATTCCGTCGGGAGAAGCCTCGAAATCTCTGACCGTATATGAAGAAGTGATGACGACGGCGATCTCTGCTGGACTTGACCGGAACTCCGCAGTTCTGGCGCTGGGCGGCGGTGTCGTCGGCGATCTGGCGGGCTTTGTGGCCGCGACCTATATGCGCGGCATCGGCTTCATGCAGATTCCGACAACGATACTGGCGCATGACAGCAGCGTAGGCGGCAAGGTTGCGGTGAATCATCCGTTGGCGAAGAATATGATCGGGGCTTTCTACCAGCCGAAAATGGTCGTGTACGACCTGAACACGCTGCTTTCGCTTCCTTCGCGCCAGGTGCGTTCCGGTTTGGCCGAAGTGATCAAGCACGGACTTATCCTGGATCGCGACTTCGCCTATTGGTGCCGGGATCATGCGGCTGAACTGCTCGCACTGGACCCGGAGGCCCTCGGCTACGCGCTGGAGCGCGGCTGCGCCATCAAAGCGGATGTAGTCGGTGAGGATGAAAGGGAGCACGGACTTCGCGCTATTCTGAATCTGGGCCATACGATCGGACATGCCGTTGAAGCGGTGGGAGGCTATGGAACCTTCCTGCACGGCGAAGCCATCTCCATCGGAATGGCGGGCTCGGCGCTGCTGGCGGCCAAGCTGGGGCGTTCGCGTTCCCTCTACGAGGAGACGGTTTCCCTGCTCGGAGCACTGGAGCTTCCTACGAGACTTCCGGCGGAATACGGCGAGGAAGAGATTATCGAAGCCATGATGCATGACAAGAAATTCAAGGAAGGCCGGATAACGTTTATCGTTCCCGACGAGATTGGAGCCGTCAGCATTGTAAACGGCGTTGAGGAATCCGCGGTGCGCGAGGTTATCAGGCAGCTTAAAGAGGAGGGAAGCCCATGGTAA
- the aroC gene encoding chorismate synthase: protein MSLRYLTAGETHGPQLTAIIEGLPSNLTLDFEQLNFQLQRRQKGYGRGRRMQIEKDTAQIVGGVRHGGTTGAPVALVVENKDWTHWKNIMNVEPIPGADEDKRRVNRPRPGHADLNGGLKYNQTDLRNVLERSSARETAARVACGAVARQLLEAFGVKIAGQVIRIGEIEAPVNDLPIDELIARTEESSVRVVDKETEKKMEAYIDQIKEEGDSIGGIVECVVEGLPVGLGSYVQYDRKLDSAIAGAVMSINAFKGVEIGIGFEAGKLRGSKVHDEIMYDSGRGYYRASNRLGGFEGGMTNGMPVVVRGVMKPIPTLYKPLQSVDIDTKEPFTAQVERSDACAVPAACVVMENVVAWEIAKAFLDKFGGDSMEEIRANYNNYLSQLESY from the coding sequence ATGAGTTTACGTTATTTGACGGCTGGGGAGACACACGGTCCCCAGCTTACGGCGATTATCGAGGGTCTGCCCAGCAATCTTACGCTGGATTTTGAACAGCTTAACTTTCAATTGCAGCGGCGTCAAAAAGGATACGGCCGCGGCCGCCGCATGCAGATCGAGAAAGATACCGCCCAGATTGTCGGCGGGGTGCGCCATGGCGGCACGACCGGTGCTCCGGTTGCGCTCGTTGTAGAAAATAAAGACTGGACGCACTGGAAGAACATCATGAATGTCGAGCCGATTCCAGGCGCAGACGAGGACAAGCGTCGGGTAAACCGTCCTCGCCCCGGTCATGCGGATCTTAACGGAGGTCTGAAATACAATCAGACGGATTTGCGCAATGTTCTGGAGCGCTCCAGCGCCCGGGAAACGGCAGCGCGGGTGGCCTGCGGCGCGGTGGCGCGGCAGCTTCTTGAAGCGTTTGGAGTGAAGATCGCCGGACAGGTTATCCGGATAGGCGAAATCGAAGCTCCCGTGAACGACCTGCCGATTGACGAACTGATCGCCCGTACGGAAGAATCCTCGGTCAGAGTCGTGGACAAGGAAACCGAGAAGAAGATGGAAGCCTACATAGACCAGATCAAAGAAGAGGGCGACTCCATCGGCGGGATTGTGGAATGCGTGGTCGAAGGGCTGCCGGTCGGTCTTGGAAGCTATGTGCAGTACGACCGCAAGCTGGACAGCGCCATTGCCGGAGCGGTGATGTCGATCAACGCCTTCAAGGGCGTGGAGATCGGCATCGGCTTCGAAGCGGGCAAGCTGCGCGGCTCCAAAGTGCATGACGAAATCATGTACGATTCCGGACGCGGATATTACCGGGCGAGCAACCGACTCGGAGGCTTTGAAGGCGGAATGACGAACGGCATGCCGGTGGTGGTGCGCGGAGTGATGAAGCCGATTCCGACGCTCTACAAGCCTTTGCAAAGCGTGGATATCGATACGAAGGAGCCTTTTACCGCACAGGTTGAGCGCTCCGACGCTTGCGCGGTGCCCGCAGCCTGCGTCGTGATGGAAAATGTGGTCGCCTGGGAAATCGCCAAGGCGTTCCTGGATAAATTCGGAGGCGATTCCATGGAAGAGATCCGGGCCAATTATAATAACTACCTGTCCCAATTGGAGAGCTACTGA
- a CDS encoding CheR family methyltransferase has product MPEREAPAADPDYTGFIHNVNKSTGIDLSQYKEAQMKRRLTTLRTKNGYHSFSDFFAAMLKDKGLFYEFLDRMTINVSEFWRNPNRWEVLRDHILPELQGSGRRLKLWSAACSTGEEPYTLAMILSDKKILSQTSILATDIDDGALSKAQQGLYLERSLKDVPKDVAARYFSPEGHVFRVSGDLKKNIDFRKQNLLLDKFDTGFDLIVCRNVMIYFTEEAKDKLYHKFSASLRPGGYLFVGSTEQIFTPSKYGFESTETFFYRKK; this is encoded by the coding sequence ATGCCTGAACGCGAAGCGCCGGCGGCGGATCCTGATTACACAGGATTTATTCACAATGTCAATAAAAGTACGGGCATCGACCTGTCACAGTACAAGGAAGCCCAGATGAAGCGGCGCCTGACGACTCTTCGCACGAAGAACGGATACCATAGCTTTTCCGACTTTTTTGCGGCGATGCTGAAAGATAAGGGGCTGTTTTACGAGTTCCTCGACCGGATGACGATCAACGTCTCTGAATTTTGGCGCAACCCGAACCGCTGGGAAGTGCTGCGCGATCATATTCTGCCCGAGCTGCAGGGAAGCGGCAGAAGGCTGAAGCTGTGGAGTGCGGCCTGTTCCACCGGTGAAGAGCCGTATACGCTCGCCATGATCCTGTCCGATAAAAAAATACTGTCCCAAACGAGCATTCTGGCGACCGATATCGACGATGGTGCGTTGTCCAAGGCCCAACAGGGGCTTTATCTGGAACGTTCGCTTAAGGATGTGCCCAAGGATGTGGCCGCGCGGTATTTTTCACCGGAAGGTCATGTTTTCAGGGTCAGCGGCGATTTGAAAAAAAATATCGACTTCCGCAAGCAGAATCTGCTGCTGGACAAGTTCGATACCGGATTCGATCTCATTGTCTGCCGAAACGTAATGATTTACTTCACGGAAGAAGCGAAGGACAAGCTGTATCACAAATTCTCGGCCAGTCTTCGTCCCGGCGGCTATTTGTTCGTGGGAAGCACGGAACAGATTTTCACCCCTTCCAAATACGGATTCGAATCTACGGAAACCTTCTTTTATCGTAAAAAATAA
- the ndk gene encoding nucleoside-diphosphate kinase, which produces MEKTYLMIKPDGVQRGLIGRIVARLEDKGFKLVAAKLITITEEQAKRHYAEHEGKDFFSDLVSFIISGPVFAMVWEGDDVIALSRLLIGKTKVGEALPGTIRGDFASHTPLNLIHGSDSPESAAREIANFFAPEELNDYNKDIAAWI; this is translated from the coding sequence ATGGAAAAGACGTATTTGATGATCAAGCCTGACGGCGTGCAGCGCGGACTGATCGGCCGCATTGTAGCGCGTTTGGAGGACAAAGGCTTTAAGCTCGTTGCCGCCAAGCTCATTACGATAACCGAGGAGCAGGCCAAGCGGCATTATGCGGAACATGAGGGCAAAGATTTCTTCTCCGATCTTGTCTCTTTTATCATTTCGGGCCCCGTCTTTGCCATGGTCTGGGAAGGCGACGACGTAATCGCCCTGTCAAGGCTGCTGATTGGCAAGACAAAGGTGGGCGAAGCGCTTCCAGGTACAATCCGCGGAGATTTTGCCAGCCATACGCCGCTCAATCTCATTCACGGTTCCGACTCTCCCGAGAGCGCAGCAAGAGAAATTGCCAACTTTTTCGCTCCCGAGGAACTGAATGATTATAACAAAGACATTGCGGCCTGGATCTAA
- a CDS encoding polyprenyl synthetase family protein, with translation MKRLQMFGLLNKDMEVLEKELYLSVQGDDHLLTETSLHLLKAGGKRLRPVFVLMGGKFGTYDLGKLKRVAIPLELIHSASLVHDDVIDDADTRRGEPTVKAKWGDKIAMYTGDYIYAKALTITAELPNPLIHQILSKAMVEMSIGEMEQIRDFFNSGQSVRHYLRRIRRKTALLIAISCQLGALAADAEPEVARQLYNYGYNVGMAFQIGDDLLDLRGTEKQIGKPPGSDMRQGNITLPVIYTMEDDRLRGSLLDELKMIREGSAGVGRAIDLILSGDGISRAEQLASRYIDKALAALDHLPNNRTKGNLRDIAYFVTGRKY, from the coding sequence ATGAAACGACTGCAAATGTTCGGCCTGCTGAATAAGGATATGGAAGTTCTTGAAAAGGAGCTGTACCTCAGCGTACAGGGAGACGATCACCTGCTTACGGAAACGTCGCTGCACCTGCTGAAGGCCGGCGGCAAGCGGCTGCGTCCCGTATTTGTGCTGATGGGCGGCAAATTCGGCACTTACGATCTCGGTAAGCTGAAGAGGGTCGCCATTCCCCTGGAGCTGATTCACAGCGCTTCCTTGGTCCACGACGATGTCATCGACGATGCCGATACTCGGCGCGGCGAGCCGACCGTCAAGGCCAAGTGGGGCGACAAAATCGCGATGTATACCGGCGATTATATCTATGCCAAGGCTTTGACCATAACGGCGGAGCTGCCGAATCCGCTTATCCATCAGATTCTCTCCAAGGCGATGGTGGAGATGTCGATCGGCGAAATGGAGCAAATCCGCGATTTCTTCAACAGCGGCCAGAGCGTCCGCCATTATTTGCGCAGGATACGGCGTAAAACCGCGCTGCTCATCGCCATCAGCTGTCAGCTTGGAGCGTTGGCAGCCGACGCGGAGCCGGAGGTCGCCCGGCAGCTCTATAATTATGGCTACAATGTGGGGATGGCCTTCCAAATCGGCGACGATCTGCTTGATCTGAGAGGAACGGAGAAGCAGATCGGCAAACCGCCGGGCAGCGATATGCGCCAGGGCAATATTACCCTGCCGGTCATCTACACGATGGAGGACGACCGTCTGCGCGGCTCTCTTCTGGACGAACTGAAGATGATCCGGGAAGGGAGCGCCGGGGTGGGGCGGGCTATCGATCTGATTCTCTCCGGAGACGGGATATCCCGGGCGGAGCAGCTGGCCTCGCGTTATATCGACAAGGCTCTGGCGGCGCTGGATCACCTGCCGAACAACCGCACGAAGGGCAATTTGCGCGACATCGCTTATTTTGTAACCGGCAGAAAGTACTGA
- a CDS encoding menaquinone biosynthetic enzyme MqnA/MqnD family protein, with protein MKSGGPAIIGKISYTNSWPVFYNFDPSVLSFPARMVSEVPSVLNRGMASGDIDVGALSSFAFAEASDRLLLLPDLSVSSDGPVGSIFLFSKGTVEEAAKGTIAVTNTSATSVNLLKILLEKAVGGKPEYISAEPDLEQMMERADACLLIGDHAIRALWQNNNYTVTDLGELWKKWTGFGMTFAVWAVSRKSAREVPEAIGEIYRAFAESKRRGLRNLEPVVMEACGRIGGTPEYWYGYFRNLCYDFGERQQEGLNLYFRYAYEMGLLPRKVKMEFWSDNLLTRVKE; from the coding sequence ATGAAGAGCGGCGGTCCTGCCATAATCGGCAAAATCAGCTATACCAATTCATGGCCCGTTTTTTATAACTTTGATCCCTCGGTTCTTTCGTTTCCGGCGCGAATGGTAAGCGAGGTGCCCTCCGTGCTGAACCGCGGCATGGCCAGCGGCGACATCGATGTCGGGGCGCTCTCTTCCTTTGCCTTTGCCGAGGCCAGCGACAGGCTGCTGCTGCTGCCTGATCTGTCCGTAAGCTCGGACGGTCCTGTGGGGTCGATTTTTCTCTTCTCGAAGGGAACGGTTGAAGAAGCGGCGAAAGGTACAATCGCCGTAACGAACACGTCGGCTACCTCGGTGAACCTGCTGAAAATATTGCTGGAAAAGGCTGTGGGCGGAAAGCCGGAATACATAAGCGCCGAGCCGGATCTGGAACAGATGATGGAACGGGCCGACGCTTGTCTCCTGATCGGCGATCACGCCATTCGGGCATTGTGGCAGAACAATAATTATACGGTCACCGATCTGGGCGAGCTCTGGAAGAAGTGGACGGGGTTCGGGATGACCTTTGCGGTATGGGCGGTAAGCCGGAAATCGGCGCGTGAGGTGCCGGAGGCGATTGGCGAAATTTACAGAGCCTTCGCGGAGAGCAAACGGCGCGGATTAAGAAATCTGGAGCCGGTTGTCATGGAAGCCTGCGGCCGGATCGGGGGCACTCCCGAGTACTGGTACGGATATTTCCGCAATTTGTGTTATGATTTTGGAGAAAGGCAGCAGGAAGGTCTGAATCTCTATTTCCGCTACGCCTACGAAATGGGACTGCTGCCCCGGAAGGTGAAAATGGAGTTTTGGAGCGATAATCTGTTGACACGGGTGAAGGAATGA
- a CDS encoding UbiX family flavin prenyltransferase, with amino-acid sequence MSNSSSKGFVVGITGASGAIYGIRLTETLLSLGRTVHLVISNAGWRVLKEELGWNVSDREGVLNEQFRGRPGSLFYHPVADIGASIASGSFRTEGMIIMPCSMGTLSAVANGSSDNLMTRAADVMLKEGRSLVLVPRETPLHAIHLENMLKLSRLGVRIIPAMPAFYFGPHTMDDLINFMVGKVLDSFGIDHALFRRWGE; translated from the coding sequence ATGAGCAATTCTAGCTCCAAAGGCTTCGTTGTAGGCATTACGGGGGCCAGCGGCGCAATCTATGGCATACGCCTGACGGAAACGCTGCTGTCGCTCGGCCGTACGGTGCATCTCGTTATCAGCAATGCGGGCTGGCGCGTTCTTAAAGAAGAGCTGGGCTGGAACGTCTCGGACCGGGAGGGCGTTCTGAATGAACAGTTCAGAGGCCGTCCCGGTTCTCTGTTCTATCATCCCGTCGCCGATATTGGCGCTTCCATTGCAAGCGGCTCCTTTCGTACGGAAGGAATGATCATTATGCCTTGTTCCATGGGAACGCTCTCGGCCGTGGCGAACGGCTCGTCCGACAATTTGATGACCCGCGCCGCAGACGTGATGCTGAAGGAAGGACGTTCGCTTGTGCTGGTGCCGCGGGAGACGCCGCTGCATGCGATACATTTGGAAAATATGCTGAAGCTGTCCCGGCTCGGCGTGCGCATCATTCCGGCTATGCCGGCTTTTTATTTCGGGCCGCATACTATGGACGACCTGATCAACTTCATGGTTGGAAAGGTGCTGGACAGCTTCGGAATCGATCACGCTTTATTTCGCAGATGGGGGGAGTGA